From the Lolium rigidum isolate FL_2022 chromosome 2, APGP_CSIRO_Lrig_0.1, whole genome shotgun sequence genome, one window contains:
- the LOC124693374 gene encoding BTB/POZ and MATH domain-containing protein 2-like — MSSFAGISMVTGSKDCFIPSASQAHITPAVDAGTDSGYHLLVVKEYSRAVQDLPNGNKIWSGPFMVGGHQWCIHCYPNGGDPSCADFISLDLCLDDDSDDDHDEMEESVEAKFQFSFIDQVEYQKPMYIRARETRSFSIGHRCWGCMKFMKRDALERSAHLKADCFTIRCDIMVCNDLNTQDTVSDIGQHFKFLLQDKLGSDVTFEVSGEMFPAHRCVLAARSKVFRAQLFGPMTEGVTSSPIQIKDMEAKVFAALLSFVYSDSFPKMEDETQAVEGEEKDETPEVEEGQEEAATEHVTWLQDLFVAADRYDIQQLKFLCEKQLAKHIGVTSVAPTLALAEQHHCQRLKEACFKFIEAQSPECLDKVMATDGWYHMISTHPSVLNEFVAKLVSNQNKNMKTKQ, encoded by the coding sequence ATGTCGTCGTTTGCCGGTATATCTATGGTAACCGGCAGCAAGGATTGCTTCATACCGTCCGCCAGCCAGGCGCACATCACACCGGCTGTCGACGCCGGCACAGACAGCGGGTACCACCTGCTTGTGGTAAAAGAATACTCGCGTGCCGTACAAGATTTACCTAATGGCAACAAGATCTGGTCTGGGCCTTTCATGGTAGGAGGTCATCAGTGGTGCATCCACTGCTATCCTAATGGTGGCGACCCGAGTTGTGCTGACTTCATTTCTCTCGATCTTTGCCTTGACGATGACAGCGACGATGACCATGACGAAATGGAAGAGTCTGTGGAGGCGAAGTTCCAGTTTAGCTTCATTGACCAGGTTGAGTATCAAAAGCCAATGTACATTCGTGCACGTGAAACACGAAGCTTTTCCATCGGACATCGTTGCTGGGGCTGCATGAAGTTTATGAAGAGAGATGCGCTTGAACGATCTGCTCATCTAAAGGCTGATTGTTTCACCATCCGGTGTGATATCATGGTTTGCAATGATCTCAACACCCAGGACACCGTGTCTGACATAGGCCAACATTTTAAATTTCTACTTCAAGATAAGCTGGGTTCTGATGTGACTTTTGAGGTCAGCGGCGAGATGTTCCCTGCACACCGGTGCGTGCTTGCAGCCCGATCTAAAGTTTTTAGGGCACAGCTCTTTGGCCCCATGACAGAGGGTGTTACGTCCAGTCCCATACAGATCAAAGACATGGAAGCAAAAGTCTTTGCGGCTTTGCTTAGCTTTGTCTATTCAGACTCATTTCCTAAGATGGAGGACGAAACACAAGCCGTCGAAggagaagaaaaggatgaaaCCCCAGAAGTCGAGGAAGGACAAGAAGAGGCAGCAACAGAGCATGTAACGTGGCTGCAAGACTTGTTTGTAGCGGCAGACAGATATGATATCCAACAGCTCAAGTTCTTATGTGAAAAGCAGTTGGCGAAGCACATAGGTGTGACCTCCGTTGCGCCCACTCTTGCTCTAGCTGAACAGCACCACTGCCAAAGATTGAAGGAGGCGTGCTTCAAGTTTATTGAAGCCCAATCTCCTGAATGCTTGGATAAAGTAATGGCGACTGATGGCTGGTATCATATGATTTCGACGCATCCCTCTGTTTTGAACGAGTTTGTTGCCAAGCTTGTGTCCAATCAGAATAAGAACATGAAGACGAAGCAGTAG
- the LOC124690876 gene encoding uncharacterized protein LOC124690876, protein MPDRRGATLLEDLPEEIIDKILVRLTSKDVGRCRAVNTSWRSATSTPEFMLRHHRRQASLPLIYGREMLVAFGAGAVWPFLRDTKHRDEIRLGGACNGLLAVSWGSRSYVCNPVIRTRVLLPQPQPRQDVAIMGLAGKYIHNVIIGFYRHHPTGEHRVLWGVSQDYYKYSLYILTVGCDTPRHVEIRLPTMPEPGTMEHKLLAVLCGSNHFLVVDHGNLHWHPYCGRYATGVGGQIIVFDTEAESFRLMGCPDQLTYNLKLFSMKGSLAFAGSSRYTYTAVHVWVMQDYEAELWAFKYMVDLSVVEASRQLHLTSFQKEKEKERPLDLAGKWIHDMAALNERELLIMCDRNHLLHCDIDGNFIGMVDIGNSQYCIKLTQLRLKESIIPAPYHGMKGEDDAEEPFSMEHA, encoded by the coding sequence ATGCCGGACAGGAGAGGCGCCACCCTGCTGGAGGACCTACCCGAGGAGATCATCGACAAGATCCTCGTCCGGCTGACGTCCAAGGACGTCGGACGCTGCCGCGCCGTCAACACGTCGTGGCGCAGCGCCACCTCCACTCCCGAATTCATGCTCCGACACCACCGCCGCCAAGCGTCGCTCCCTCTCATCTATGGCCGGGAGATGCTCGTCGCCTTCGGTGCCGGCGCGGTCTGGCCATTCCTTCGAGACACCAAACACCGTGACGAGATTCGCCTCGGAGGTGCCTGCAACGGCCTCCTCGCCGTCTCCTGGGGATCCCGATCCTACGTCTGCAACCCGGTCATCCGCACGCGCGTTCTCCTGCCACAACCTCAGCCTCGCCAAGACGTGGCAATAATGGGTTTAGCAGGGAAGTACATCCACAACGTCATAATCGGCTTCTACCGGCACCATCCAACCGGGGAACACCGGGTGCTATGGGGCGTCTCACAAGACTACTACAAATACAGCCTATACATCCTCACGGTAGGATGCGACACTCCGAGGCACGTCGAGATCAGACTGCCAACAATGCCAGAGCCCGGTACCATGGAACATAAGCTACTTGCCGTGTTGTGTGGTTCGAACCATTTTCTAGTAGTCGACCACGGCAACCTGCACTGGCATCCCTATTGTGGCAGATACGCGACGGGCGTAGGTGGGCAAATCATCGTGTTCGACACAGAAGCTGAGTCGTTCCGGTTAATGGGCTGCCCTGACCAACTGACCTACAATCTGAAGTTGTTCAGCATGAAGGGGAGCCTTGCTTTCGCAGGTAGCTCTCGTTACACTTATACCGCCGTCCATGTCTGGGTGATGCAGGATTACGAGGCTGAACTCTGGGCTTTCAAGTACATGGTTGACTTATCAGTGGTGGAGGCATCAAGACAACTTCATCTAACTTCtttccaaaaggaaaaggaaaaggaaaggccGCTTGATTTGGCCGGAAAATGGATCCATGACATGGCTGCGCTCAATGAGCGTGAGCTTCTGATCATGTGTGATCGAAATCATTTGTTGCACTGCGACATCGATGGCAATTTCATAGGAATGGTGGACATTGGGAACAGTCAATATTGTATCAAGCTTACTCAGCTTCGCCTCAAAGAGAGCATTATTCCAGCCCCGTACCATGGGATGAAAGGAGAAGACGATGCGGAGGAGCCATTCTCCATGGAGCATGCCTGA